A genomic region of Mustela erminea isolate mMusErm1 chromosome 12, mMusErm1.Pri, whole genome shotgun sequence contains the following coding sequences:
- the PHF2 gene encoding lysine-specific demethylase PHF2 isoform X4 has protein sequence MEEHGFAEPILVPKKDGLGLAVPAPTFYVSDVENYVGPERSVDVTDVAKQKDCKMKLKEFVDYYYSTNRKRVLNLTSLEFSDTRMSSFVEPPDIVKKLSWVENCWPDDALLAKPKVTKYCLICVKDSYTDFHIDSGGASAWYHVLKGEKIFYLIKPASANISLYERWQSAANHSEMFFADQVDRCYKCTLKQGQTLFIPSGWIYATLTPVDCLAFAGHFLHSLSVEMQMRAYEVERRLKLGSLTQFPNFETACWYMGKHLLEAFKGSHKSGKQLPPHLVQGAKILNGAFRSWTKKQALAEHEDELPEHFKPSQLIKDLAKEIRLSENASKAARPEVTPAISSDEVCFGDREKEEPPSPIEASPPRSFLEKVSKKKTPKTVKMPKPSKVPKPPKPPKPPKPPKPLKLKDGGKKKGKKCRGAASPTIPNLDLLEAHTKEALTKIEPPKKGKATKSVLSVPNKEAISSQNDMERLEIREQTKSKSEAKWKYKNSKPDSLLKMEEEQRLEKCPLSGGKDPKFSFSFNKRLLGSKALKPQPSPGVFGAVQSFKEDKPPPVRDEYEYVSDDGELKIDEFPIRRKRSAPRRDLSFLLDGKEPLPTPASKPKLDSALYKQSDDSSDEGSLHIDTDTKPARNAKGKKEGVGSAAGILDLLQASEEVGALEYNPNSQPPASPSTQEAIQGMLSMANLQASDSCLQTTWGAGQAKGSSLVAHGARKNGGGGKSAGKRLLKRAAKNSVGPDDYEEEQDHLDACFKDSDYVYPSLESDEDSPVFKSRSKRRKGSDDAPYSPTARVGPSVPRQDRPVREGTRVASIETGLAAAAAKLSQQEEQKSRKKKNTKRKPAPNTPSPSASASTTSASTTSASTTSASTTPASTTPASTTPASTSTASSQASQEGSSPEPPPEAHSSSLADHEYTAAGAFSGAQAGRASQPMAPGVFLTQRRPSASSPNNTAAKGKRTKKGMATAKQRLGKILKIHRNGKLLL, from the exons ATGGAGGAGCACGGCTTCGCTGAACCCATCCTCGTCCCCAAGAAAGACGGGTTGGGCCTGGCGGTCCCAGCCCCCACCTTCTATGTCAGCGACGTTGAGAACTACGTGG GCCCGGAGCGGAGCGTCGACGTGACGGATGTCGCCAAGCAGAAAGACTGCAAGATGAAGCTGAAGGAGTTCGTGGACTACTACTACAGCACCAACCGCAAACGGGTGCTCAACCTCACCAGCCTCGAGTTCTCCGACACCAG GATGTCCAGTTTCGTGGAGCCGCCTGACATTGTTAAGAAGCTGTCGTGGGTAGAGAACTGCTGGCCCGATGACGCGCTGCTGGCCAAGCCCAAGGTGACCAAGTACTGTCTCATCTGCGTGAAGGACAGCTACACCGACTTCCACATCGACTCGGGAGGCGCCTCTGCCTGGTACCACGTGCTCAAG GGGGAGAAGATCTTCTATCTCATCAAGCCGGCTTCAGCCAACATCTCCCTGTACGAGCGCTGGCAGTCGGCCGCGAACCACAGCGAGATGTTCTTTGCCGACCAGGTGGACAGATGTTACAAGTGCACCCTCAAGCAGGGCCAGACACTCTTCATCCCCTCGG GCTGGATTTATGCCACGCTCACTCCCGTGGACTGCCTGGCCTTCGCGGGACATTTCCTGCACAGCCTGAGCGTGGAGATGCAGATGAG AGCATATGAAGTGGAAAGGAGGTTGAAACTGGGCAGCCTGACCCAGTTTCCCAACTTTGAAACTGCCTGCTGGTACATGGGAAAGCACCTGCTGGAGGCGTTCAAAG GTTCTCACAAGTCTGGGAAGCAGCTGCCCCCTCATTTAGTCCAAGGAGCTAAAATTCTCAATGGTGCTTTTAGATCATGGACGAAAAAGCAG GCTTTGGCAGAGCATGAGGACGAGCTCCCGGAGCACTTCAAACCTTCCCAGCTCATCAAAGACCTCGCCAAAGAGATCCGCCTTAGCGAG AATGCCTCCAAGGCCGCCCGACCCGAAGTGACCCCCGCAATCTCCTCAGATGAAGTCTGTTTCGGGGATCGGGAGAAAGAGGAGCCCCCGTCCCCTATTGAGGCCAGCCCTCCTCGGTCCTTCCTGGAGAAAGTGTCCAAAAAAAAGACTCCCAAAACCGTGAAGATGCCCAAGCCGTCCAAAGTTCCCaagccccccaaaccccccaaacccccgaAGCCCCCCAAGCCACTGAAGCTCAAGGATGGGggcaagaagaaagggaagaagtgcAGGGGCGCGGCCTCGCCCACCATCCCCAACCTGGACCTGCTGGAGGCCCACACCAAGGAGGCGCTGACCAAGATTGAGCCTCCCAAGAAAGGCAAG GCCACAAAGAGTGTCCTGAGTGTGCCCAACAAGGAGGCAATCAGCTCGCAGAATGACATGGAGAGGCTAGAAATCCGAGAGCAAACTAAGAGCAAGTCAGAAGCCAAGTGGAAGTACAAG AACAGCAAACCTGACTCGCTActgaagatggaggaggagcagaggctggAGAAGTGCCCTTTGTCAGGGGGCAAGGACCCCAAGTTCTCATTCTCCTTCAACAAGAGACTGCTGGG CTCCAAGGCCCTCAAGCCGCAGCCCAGCCCAGGCGTGTTTGGGGCCGTGCAGAGCTTCAAGGAGGACAAGCCCCCGCCGGTGCGGGACGAGTACGAGTACGTGTCGGACGACGGGGAGCTCAAGATCGACGAGTTTCCcatcaggaggaagaggagcgCCCCCAGGAGGGATCTGTCTT TCTTGCTGGACGGGAAGGAGCCACTGCCCACGCCCGCCTCAAAGCCAAAGCTGGACTCGGCACTCTACAAG CAGAGTGACGACTCCTCTGACGAGGGCTCACTGCACATCGACACGGACACCAAGCCCGCCCGCAACgccaaagggaagaaggagggcgTGGGCTCGGCGGCGGGCATCCTGGACCTGCTGCAGGCCAGCGAGGAGGTCGGAGCGCTGGAGTACAACCCCAACAG ccagcccccagcctctcccagcaCGCAGGAAGCCATTCAGGGAATGCTGTCCATGGCCAACCTGCAGGCCTCTGACTCCTGCCTGCAGACCACGTGGGGCGCCGGCCAGGCCAAGGGCAGCTCACTGGTGGCCCACGGTGCCCGGAAGAACGGGGGTGGCGGCAAGAGTGCGGGCAAGCGGCTGCTGAAGCGGGCGGCCAAGAACAGCGTGGGCCCGGACGATTATGAAGAGGAGCAGGACCACCTAGACGCCTGCTTCAAGGACTCGGACTACG TTTACCCCTCCCTGGAGTCTGACGAGGACAGTCCGGTCTTCAAGTCCCGGTCCAAGCGGAGGAAAGGCTCTGATGATGCTCCCTACAGTCCCACAG CGAGGGTTGGCCCGTCGGTGCCAAGGCAGGACAGGCCTGTGCGTGAGGGCACCAGAGTAGCCTCCATCGAGACCGGGCTGGCAGCTGCCGCCGCCAAGCTGTCCCAACAG GAGGAGCAGAAgagtaggaagaaaaagaacaccaaaagGAAGCCGGCTCCCAACACCCCGTCCCCCTCGGCCTCGGCCTCCACCACGTCGGCCTCCACCACATCGGCCTCCACCACGTCGGCCTCCACTACCCCGGCCTCCACCACCCCGGCCTCCACCACCCCGGCCTCCACCAGCACGGCCAGCAGCCAGGCCTCACAGGAGGGCAGCTCGCCCGAGCCCCCGCCCGAGGCGCACAGCAGCAGCCTGGCGGATCACGAGTACACCGCAGCCGGAGCCTTCTCAGGGGCCCAGGCTGGCCGTGCCTCCCAGCCCATGGCCCCTGGGGTCTTCCTCACACAGAGACGGCCCTCTGCGTCATCCCCCAACAACACCGCTGCCAAAG GAAAACGTACAAAGAAGGGCATGGCCACCGCCAAGCAGAGGCTcgggaaaattttgaaaattcatcGGAACGGAAAACTGCTCCTTTAA